A stretch of Aureispira sp. CCB-E DNA encodes these proteins:
- a CDS encoding gliding motility-associated C-terminal domain-containing protein: MKKKFTLSHCCRFLVVVFMVLSFNHLNAQTTNFQRITTECYSGPTLSYTNTSGTLLPSVNFTVGPGAGQIPVGHVVADVIVEIVWSKTDDGSCTSPTGSPVNLGDVGFQIAGPIGGARYLAASNATSGFAGTTNTFVGTSNVITTRTVFRDGASSVIPVTPTGSDTIAPNNDPLSFYRGQTPGGNWSVGAIDDLPGNSSPALCIHSYCITLITCDPASLSATCQAFPTVNLGATGVHTFEFPDLDSLSDVSCLVDDITFTPATVNCSNLAARVPVTMTIRDNLGNVDNCVSLVNVTDNTPPVIPYCSQPFGTIFTDLYLDANGRDTFYATSVPMTDNCGPVTQEVRNITPGSPWRPFVDFNCVTGPQQFFVRGVDPSGNMDSCRVIVNIIDTIPPTAVCGQDTAFVGNGPFTMPAIRLDNGSFDVCPPITGRWINVHTGPDPVYTCADLGIDTVSLIVSDASGNLDTCDNAIVVVVDQVPPTAVCQNVTVYLNAAGNGTLFASDVDNGSVDSCSILSRDINGVASISYNCSDIGTNPTVTLHVFDPSGNVDSCTATVTILDTFPPTAICRNFTVNLDASGVATLVADSLNNNSTDVCTGNNLDFFINGNPTTTFDCADIATNPNQVILTVEDAYGNQSTCASNVTVVDNIDPVANCATPTVYLNNAGLATVTAAELSAGSTDNCSVVDSFVNVVGITSANFTCSAIFTPQPTTLIVRDASGNTGSCNTVVNVVDTVMPTALCESNYVATLGANGLATVTPANIDSSSTDNCGLVEYLINGSPNQVYTCTDVGTLGAVLTVRDSSGNTASCPSTVTVVDNTPPTASCQITNAYLGASGTVAITPNDVLAFPATGDNCGSVTTSFQGGGTNIIYNCDSIGPRSVTVVVRDATGNTATCQTTVTVEDTVAPTASCRPVPFTVQLDASGNGFVVPANVNNGSSDICGLDTMLVNGVDSFFFTCANIGNTAVTLSVLDESGNQNTCVANVIVADNINPTALCHDTTLYLNASGVVTAFPTDIDAGSSDNCSFTRRINNLPSVTYSCNQVGVNTAQLLIRDGAGNTAQCSANITILDTITPVANCIAPNIRTIYLDNTCFASVPAATFNNGSTDNCSSSLRFRVGGLPNATFTSANLGTNPNPVTLTVCDGSNNCSTCNTTVIVRDSTPPNLVCRPDTVQLDGTGNAIVLPNDINGGSSDNCSVPTYTINNGPFVNMTCANIGINNVTLTGTDQSGNADSCTTTVLVQDVTAPNASCNSMVTVILDAVTSNGNLTVADVNNNSSDNCNIATYTLSKTVFDCGDIPNNTHIVTMVVTDQSGNTDSCTTQVTVVDTVAPVAICRPTPINLFLVGSTVSTTIAAIDNGSFDNCAIANRTLSQSTFNCSDIGSNTITLTVTDSSGNAGTCTATVNVADTTDPTPFCSNPTAQLNANGTITLAATDLAPGSFDNCSIDTMLVNGQDSITFTCANLGPNVATVFMQDPSSNTATCPSTITVVDDVDPTAICTTTPVQLFLDTAGIAVLNPVDLDGGSTDNCNVVGYTASQDTFDCSHVNSSPNSVILTVEDQSGNTNNCSAQVNVVDTVRPNMACQPVTLNLSQGGVAPVNASMFDGGTTDNCTIANLSFRGAPNLVTCNDVGTHAITLIATDVNGNTDSCTTTLTVLDTVSPTLSCNTITVDLDAFGNATVDSATAGLYSASDACGINSLTLNGGTTVNYTCADVGANTINIVATDASGNSSSCTATVNIQDVTAPSITCGITTQYLDANGLLPVDPAWITANVIEACGIDTTFTNPDTLTCADVGPFNAVTLTVVDVNGNSSSCNGNIEVLDTIPPTMVCRDTSVCVSGGFVNVTAADVDGGTTDACGLSAIQTINGSNNVIFTCADLGIQTVILERQDVNGNTDTCHASVTVQDCTPPNAVCRSSYTAQIGSNGFVTIYAIELDFGSSDDCGIDSSSFKINGQDSLSFGCNVISAPFTVTFTVADSSGNMDTCISTITIQDTVAPIARCGGPINAVLSGNTGEFFANAFDLNSTSNPSSDNCSITSYLINGQARDTFTCSMIGQNTAVLTVIDQNGNSDTCHAIVDVQDLTNPTVNCRFITNLTLDSSGQASIAASSLLVSSNDNCSIDSILGNGLDTLNFTCADIGGNQIQVIAIDQSGNQSSACNAIVNISDTTTPVAICPTIPVYLNPVGNVWVQAQQIDSASFDNCGIVSWLINGQDSIIFTCNNVGVSQQATLTVTDAAGLSDDCVATIEVLDTIPPVANCTSFVAVLDPNGFVEVTPNQIDSNSFDNCGSFNLTYAINGQSRDTFYCSNVGSPTTATLSVTDQYGNTSTCVANIDVIDQTDPDLICTGTTQSVYLGQNGLVNVDPEDLALGASDSCTILTWYIDGLTDTTFTCADINITHQVVIRVEDPSGNFDECNALVRVLDTIAPAQGNPVCASLGTLSLNAAGVVEITGSQLNSFNVDNCSIVDTLINGQTSITYDCDSLGQRQAVLTLTDPSGNSSTCTANFTIADNTDPTALCYGSLPILLNANGIAAVDANQLDSASFDNCGIVSHLINGVAVDTFDCTRAGIPTPALLTVADAAGNTTNCTVTLLIEDETPPVVSCQDIDLYLSNVSGTATLQASQVDNGSFDTCGINSILFNNGASSIQYTCADTGQNVVTLVVTDVNGNVDSCTATITVRDTTPPALNCRGVNVNLTNAGSVVLQANTSNPFGVINSAGDNCGIDTIFVTPDTITCTDLGNVVFTVTAIDHSGNMGTCQDTARVFLERPTILLPTQDTVLCEGDVLPLSASVPPNGINYSYAWTGPAGPITSDPTTRDTVVSNVTIANEGWQIFTITPPSGNGCPASDSVYLDVNEVQPPVLTGVQPCDGDSATIYLANRATYIGTTITYNWYFNGNLISNSPDSLIIPNMSAADSGVYSMSIQVIEGPAICFDSSAVGFNFDVLDLPVAPVPTANLPCEGQTLTLLNNAPGNTYNWSGPAGFNTTLPNPTRPNTTQAFAGLYTLTITDVNNCSNTGTVNVVISPTPPQPDVFYTEPLCAGDLLELQDTSTYNFPPVLYYWESPSGTIDTTTIGQLFLSGASAGNYMLTVSMNGCPSATGDTAIVAYEAIPTGGDDYFTIEFRDSLTGATNGGNSIIINDNPNASGYLLSVIDSTKGGVIRLNQATGTLNYYPRSGFFGIDTMYYSICDVQCPNSCDTVQVRIEVTTDFECFIPQGISPNGDGINDEVVVRCANNYPNATMQIFSRWGTLVYEGAPTGWNGQFNGQDLPDGTYFYILKLNDTSYTGTGSNPDEGRVGDQYSGYIMLQR; encoded by the coding sequence ATGAAAAAGAAATTTACCTTATCGCATTGTTGTAGGTTTTTGGTCGTTGTTTTTATGGTGTTGAGTTTTAATCATCTCAATGCTCAAACGACGAACTTTCAACGAATTACAACAGAATGTTATTCTGGTCCAACGCTAAGTTATACCAACACATCAGGAACATTGCTTCCTTCTGTAAACTTTACAGTAGGACCAGGCGCAGGGCAAATACCTGTTGGTCATGTGGTTGCCGATGTTATCGTAGAGATTGTCTGGTCAAAAACAGACGATGGCTCTTGTACTTCTCCTACTGGAAGCCCTGTAAACTTAGGCGATGTAGGATTTCAAATTGCAGGACCTATTGGAGGGGCTCGTTATTTGGCAGCTTCCAATGCAACTTCTGGTTTTGCTGGAACAACCAATACCTTTGTAGGAACATCCAACGTAATTACGACTAGAACCGTATTTCGAGATGGGGCATCTTCTGTAATTCCAGTGACGCCAACAGGTTCTGACACCATCGCACCAAACAACGATCCTTTAAGTTTTTATCGTGGTCAAACGCCTGGAGGAAACTGGTCAGTGGGAGCTATCGATGACCTCCCAGGAAATAGTTCTCCTGCTTTGTGTATACATTCTTACTGTATTACTTTGATAACTTGTGATCCAGCTTCTTTATCGGCAACCTGTCAAGCTTTTCCTACTGTTAATTTGGGAGCGACAGGTGTGCATACGTTTGAATTTCCCGATTTAGATAGTTTGAGTGATGTCTCTTGTTTAGTAGATGATATTACATTTACGCCAGCTACGGTCAATTGTTCTAACCTAGCAGCACGAGTGCCAGTGACCATGACAATCAGAGATAATCTGGGAAATGTTGATAATTGTGTGAGTTTGGTAAATGTTACAGATAACACACCACCAGTAATCCCATATTGTTCTCAACCATTCGGAACCATCTTTACGGATCTGTATTTAGATGCCAATGGTAGAGATACTTTTTATGCAACTTCGGTTCCAATGACAGATAACTGTGGTCCCGTAACGCAAGAAGTAAGAAATATAACTCCAGGTAGCCCGTGGCGACCTTTTGTCGATTTTAATTGTGTAACAGGACCGCAACAATTTTTTGTTAGAGGAGTAGATCCTAGTGGCAATATGGATTCGTGTCGTGTTATTGTTAACATTATAGATACCATTCCACCAACAGCTGTTTGTGGTCAAGATACTGCGTTTGTAGGAAATGGACCATTTACAATGCCTGCTATTCGGTTAGACAATGGTAGTTTTGATGTTTGTCCACCGATTACTGGACGTTGGATTAATGTGCATACTGGTCCCGACCCTGTGTATACTTGCGCCGATTTGGGAATAGATACGGTTTCTTTAATCGTTTCAGATGCTTCTGGTAATTTAGATACTTGTGATAATGCAATTGTTGTTGTGGTAGATCAAGTTCCACCAACAGCAGTTTGTCAAAATGTAACGGTTTATCTTAATGCTGCTGGAAATGGAACCTTATTCGCTTCGGATGTAGACAATGGCTCTGTAGATTCTTGCTCGATTCTTAGCCGAGATATCAACGGTGTGGCGAGTATATCTTACAACTGTTCAGACATTGGAACGAATCCAACTGTTACATTGCATGTATTTGATCCTAGTGGTAATGTTGACTCTTGTACAGCAACAGTAACAATCTTAGATACTTTTCCTCCAACAGCAATCTGTAGAAATTTTACAGTCAACTTGGATGCTTCAGGTGTAGCAACATTAGTGGCGGATAGCTTGAATAATAATAGTACAGATGTTTGTACAGGTAATAACCTAGATTTCTTTATTAATGGAAATCCAACAACAACGTTTGATTGTGCTGATATTGCAACCAATCCAAATCAAGTTATTTTAACAGTAGAGGATGCTTATGGAAATCAAAGTACTTGTGCTTCTAATGTTACTGTTGTCGATAATATTGATCCTGTGGCCAACTGTGCAACGCCCACAGTTTATTTGAATAATGCAGGTCTTGCAACCGTAACAGCAGCAGAATTGAGCGCAGGTAGTACAGATAATTGTAGTGTGGTTGATAGCTTTGTAAATGTAGTCGGAATTACTTCTGCTAATTTTACTTGTTCGGCAATCTTCACACCACAACCGACAACACTGATTGTTCGAGATGCATCAGGGAATACGGGGTCTTGTAATACGGTTGTTAATGTCGTTGATACCGTAATGCCAACAGCTCTGTGCGAATCTAACTATGTCGCTACACTAGGTGCTAATGGTTTAGCAACAGTGACACCTGCTAATATAGATTCATCTAGTACCGATAACTGTGGATTGGTAGAATATCTTATTAATGGATCTCCTAACCAAGTATATACTTGTACAGATGTTGGAACATTGGGAGCTGTTTTAACCGTAAGAGACTCTTCTGGTAATACGGCATCTTGTCCAAGTACTGTAACGGTAGTAGATAATACACCACCAACGGCTTCTTGCCAAATTACCAATGCCTACTTAGGGGCTTCAGGAACAGTAGCTATTACACCAAATGATGTATTGGCATTTCCTGCTACAGGAGATAACTGTGGTTCTGTTACGACTAGTTTCCAAGGTGGAGGTACTAATATTATTTATAATTGTGATAGTATAGGACCACGTTCCGTTACGGTTGTTGTTCGAGATGCAACTGGAAATACAGCGACTTGTCAAACAACAGTAACTGTTGAAGATACTGTTGCACCAACAGCAAGTTGTCGTCCAGTTCCTTTTACCGTTCAACTAGATGCTTCTGGAAATGGGTTTGTTGTACCTGCCAATGTAAATAATGGTAGCTCAGATATCTGTGGTTTGGATACAATGTTAGTGAATGGTGTCGATTCATTCTTCTTTACTTGTGCCAATATTGGTAATACAGCAGTAACACTCTCTGTTTTGGACGAATCGGGGAATCAAAATACTTGTGTAGCAAATGTAATTGTAGCAGATAATATCAATCCAACTGCGTTGTGTCACGATACGACTTTATACTTAAATGCTTCAGGCGTAGTGACAGCTTTCCCAACAGATATTGATGCAGGAAGTTCAGACAATTGTTCGTTCACAAGACGAATTAATAACTTGCCATCCGTAACGTATAGCTGTAACCAAGTTGGTGTGAATACAGCACAACTATTGATTAGAGATGGTGCTGGTAATACAGCCCAGTGCTCGGCAAATATTACAATACTAGATACGATAACACCTGTTGCCAATTGTATTGCACCTAATATTCGTACAATATACTTAGATAATACTTGTTTTGCTTCTGTACCTGCGGCAACGTTTAATAACGGTAGTACTGATAACTGTAGCAGTTCTTTAAGATTTAGAGTTGGAGGTTTGCCAAATGCTACTTTTACTTCTGCTAACTTAGGAACGAATCCAAATCCTGTTACACTAACAGTTTGTGATGGTTCTAATAATTGTTCTACTTGTAATACTACAGTTATAGTTAGAGATAGTACACCGCCTAACTTAGTTTGTCGCCCAGATACCGTTCAATTGGATGGTACTGGAAATGCGATTGTTCTTCCTAATGATATTAATGGAGGAAGTTCAGACAATTGTAGTGTACCTACTTATACCATTAATAATGGTCCTTTTGTTAATATGACCTGTGCCAATATAGGAATTAACAACGTAACACTAACTGGAACCGATCAAAGTGGAAACGCAGATTCTTGTACAACAACTGTTTTAGTACAAGATGTTACCGCACCCAATGCTTCTTGTAATAGCATGGTAACTGTAATACTAGATGCTGTAACAAGCAATGGTAATTTGACGGTTGCTGATGTTAATAACAATAGTTCAGACAACTGTAATATTGCTACTTATACTTTGTCTAAAACAGTATTTGATTGTGGTGATATACCAAACAATACCCATATTGTTACCATGGTTGTAACTGACCAAAGTGGTAATACAGATTCTTGTACGACACAAGTAACGGTTGTTGATACAGTTGCACCAGTGGCTATTTGTAGACCAACGCCTATAAATTTATTCTTAGTAGGTAGTACGGTTTCAACTACGATTGCTGCTATTGATAATGGTAGTTTTGATAATTGTGCAATAGCTAATAGAACATTAAGCCAATCTACATTTAATTGTTCCGATATAGGAAGCAATACAATTACACTAACCGTAACCGATTCTAGTGGAAATGCAGGTACTTGTACTGCGACAGTAAATGTGGCGGATACAACAGATCCTACACCATTCTGTTCTAACCCAACAGCTCAACTAAATGCGAATGGTACTATAACCTTAGCGGCTACTGACTTAGCACCAGGTAGTTTTGATAATTGTTCAATTGATACCATGTTAGTCAATGGGCAAGATTCAATTACATTTACTTGTGCTAACTTAGGACCAAATGTGGCGACAGTATTTATGCAAGATCCTAGTAGTAATACGGCAACATGTCCTTCTACGATTACTGTAGTAGATGATGTTGACCCAACAGCAATTTGTACAACAACGCCAGTTCAATTATTTTTAGATACTGCTGGAATTGCCGTTTTAAATCCAGTTGATTTGGATGGGGGAAGCACTGATAACTGTAATGTTGTTGGTTACACTGCTTCACAAGATACATTTGATTGTTCCCATGTTAATAGTAGCCCTAATAGCGTTATTTTGACTGTAGAAGATCAAAGTGGTAATACTAATAACTGCTCTGCTCAAGTGAATGTTGTTGATACTGTAAGACCAAATATGGCTTGTCAACCAGTTACTCTAAATTTGAGCCAAGGAGGAGTAGCACCTGTGAATGCATCTATGTTTGATGGAGGAACAACTGACAATTGTACAATTGCTAACTTGAGTTTTAGAGGGGCACCGAACTTAGTAACTTGTAACGATGTGGGAACACATGCTATTACCTTAATAGCAACAGACGTCAACGGTAATACAGATTCTTGTACAACAACTTTAACTGTTTTAGATACTGTATCTCCAACGCTTTCTTGTAATACAATTACAGTTGATTTAGATGCTTTTGGTAATGCTACTGTCGATTCTGCTACAGCTGGTTTATACAGTGCTTCAGATGCTTGTGGTATTAACTCTTTGACCTTGAATGGAGGAACAACGGTTAATTATACCTGTGCAGATGTAGGAGCAAATACTATTAATATAGTGGCAACTGATGCAAGTGGAAATTCTTCTAGTTGTACTGCAACAGTCAATATTCAAGATGTAACTGCTCCATCTATTACTTGTGGTATTACGACACAATACTTGGATGCAAACGGATTATTACCAGTAGATCCAGCTTGGATAACAGCAAATGTTATAGAGGCTTGTGGCATTGATACAACTTTTACCAACCCAGATACTTTGACTTGTGCAGACGTGGGACCATTTAATGCCGTAACGTTGACAGTAGTTGATGTTAATGGAAATTCAAGTTCTTGTAATGGAAATATTGAAGTGTTAGATACAATTCCGCCTACAATGGTTTGTCGTGATACATCTGTTTGTGTTAGCGGAGGATTTGTGAATGTTACAGCCGCCGATGTAGATGGAGGAACAACCGATGCTTGTGGTTTATCTGCGATACAAACGATCAATGGTTCTAATAACGTTATCTTTACTTGCGCCGATTTGGGAATACAAACAGTTATTCTAGAACGTCAGGATGTCAATGGAAATACGGATACCTGTCATGCTTCGGTAACAGTACAAGATTGTACTCCACCGAATGCTGTTTGTAGAAGTAGCTATACGGCACAAATAGGTTCTAACGGTTTTGTAACGATTTATGCAATTGAACTGGATTTTGGAAGTTCTGATGATTGTGGTATTGATTCTAGCAGCTTTAAGATCAATGGTCAAGATAGCTTGTCATTTGGCTGTAATGTTATCAGTGCACCGTTTACAGTAACCTTTACAGTGGCGGACTCTTCAGGAAATATGGATACTTGTATTTCAACCATAACAATACAAGATACAGTGGCACCTATTGCTAGATGTGGAGGACCAATCAATGCTGTACTTTCTGGAAATACAGGAGAGTTCTTTGCGAATGCATTTGATTTAAATAGTACGTCTAATCCAAGTAGTGATAATTGTAGTATAACATCTTACCTAATCAATGGTCAAGCAAGAGATACGTTTACTTGTTCTATGATTGGACAAAATACAGCAGTACTAACGGTCATAGACCAAAATGGAAATTCAGATACTTGTCATGCCATTGTAGATGTACAAGATTTAACGAATCCAACTGTTAACTGTCGATTTATAACCAACTTGACCTTGGATTCTTCGGGGCAAGCTTCAATTGCAGCTAGTAGTTTGTTAGTAAGTTCTAATGATAACTGTAGTATTGATTCAATTCTTGGAAACGGATTGGATACCTTAAACTTTACTTGTGCGGATATTGGTGGTAACCAAATTCAGGTGATTGCTATTGATCAATCAGGAAATCAATCTTCAGCTTGTAATGCAATTGTTAATATTAGTGATACAACAACACCTGTTGCTATTTGTCCAACGATACCAGTATACTTAAATCCAGTCGGTAATGTTTGGGTGCAAGCACAGCAAATTGATAGTGCTAGTTTTGATAACTGTGGTATTGTATCTTGGTTGATTAACGGACAAGATTCGATTATTTTTACTTGTAATAATGTTGGGGTATCGCAGCAAGCAACCTTGACAGTAACCGATGCGGCAGGGTTATCCGATGATTGCGTAGCAACTATTGAAGTATTAGACACCATTCCTCCTGTAGCCAATTGTACATCATTTGTTGCTGTACTCGATCCTAATGGCTTTGTAGAAGTGACACCCAACCAAATTGATAGCAATAGTTTTGATAACTGTGGTTCCTTTAATTTGACTTATGCTATTAATGGGCAATCGAGAGATACCTTCTATTGTAGCAATGTTGGTTCACCAACCACGGCTACTTTGAGCGTAACCGATCAATACGGAAATACAAGTACTTGTGTGGCAAACATCGACGTAATTGATCAAACTGATCCAGATTTAATCTGTACAGGGACAACTCAATCAGTTTATTTGGGACAAAATGGTTTGGTAAATGTTGATCCTGAAGACCTAGCATTAGGTGCTTCAGACTCATGTACCATTTTAACTTGGTATATTGATGGATTGACAGATACAACCTTTACATGTGCCGATATCAATATTACTCATCAAGTAGTAATTAGAGTAGAAGACCCAAGTGGTAACTTTGATGAATGTAACGCACTGGTTCGTGTATTAGATACAATTGCACCAGCGCAAGGAAATCCAGTATGTGCTTCATTAGGAACACTGTCTTTGAATGCGGCAGGAGTAGTTGAAATTACAGGATCGCAATTGAACTCATTTAACGTAGATAACTGTTCCATTGTGGATACCTTGATTAATGGGCAAACTAGCATTACTTACGATTGTGATAGTCTTGGTCAACGTCAAGCAGTCTTGACTTTGACAGACCCATCAGGAAATAGTAGTACTTGTACTGCCAACTTTACAATCGCAGACAATACTGATCCAACGGCACTTTGTTATGGTTCGTTGCCAATCCTATTAAATGCTAATGGAATTGCAGCAGTCGATGCCAATCAATTGGATAGTGCTAGTTTTGATAACTGTGGTATTGTATCTCATTTAATTAATGGAGTCGCTGTTGATACATTTGATTGTACTAGAGCTGGAATTCCAACACCTGCATTACTGACAGTAGCCGATGCGGCGGGTAATACAACGAACTGCACCGTAACACTTCTTATCGAAGACGAAACACCTCCTGTGGTGAGTTGTCAAGATATTGACCTTTATTTGAGTAATGTAAGTGGAACGGCAACATTACAAGCCTCTCAAGTGGATAATGGTAGTTTTGATACTTGTGGAATCAATAGCATACTGTTTAATAATGGGGCTAGTTCTATTCAATATACTTGTGCTGATACTGGACAAAATGTTGTTACATTGGTTGTAACTGATGTGAATGGAAATGTAGATTCATGTACAGCAACAATAACCGTAAGAGATACAACACCGCCTGCATTAAATTGTAGAGGAGTCAATGTGAACTTAACCAATGCTGGTAGTGTTGTGTTGCAAGCAAATACTTCTAATCCATTTGGTGTCATCAACTCGGCTGGTGATAACTGTGGTATTGATACCATATTTGTGACACCTGATACAATTACTTGTACGGATCTTGGAAATGTAGTCTTTACCGTAACAGCAATTGATCATAGTGGTAATATGGGAACTTGTCAAGATACAGCAAGAGTATTCTTGGAGCGCCCAACAATTTTGTTGCCAACACAAGATACAGTGCTTTGTGAAGGAGATGTATTGCCATTGAGCGCTAGTGTGCCACCAAATGGTATCAACTACTCTTATGCATGGACAGGTCCAGCAGGACCAATAACTTCTGATCCAACAACAAGAGATACGGTCGTATCAAACGTAACAATTGCTAATGAAGGATGGCAAATATTTACCATCACACCACCATCAGGAAATGGATGTCCTGCTTCTGATTCTGTTTATTTAGATGTGAACGAAGTTCAGCCTCCTGTCTTGACTGGTGTACAACCTTGTGATGGCGATAGTGCTACTATCTACTTAGCTAATAGAGCTACTTACATTGGAACAACAATTACTTACAATTGGTATTTTAATGGGAATTTGATTTCTAATAGTCCTGATTCTTTGATTATACCAAATATGTCTGCTGCCGATAGTGGGGTATATTCTATGTCTATACAAGTTATAGAAGGACCAGCAATTTGTTTTGATAGTTCAGCAGTTGGATTTAATTTTGATGTTTTGGATTTACCAGTAGCACCAGTGCCAACAGCAAACTTGCCTTGTGAAGGTCAAACTTTGACATTATTAAATAATGCACCAGGAAATACTTACAATTGGTCTGGCCCAGCAGGATTTAATACAACATTACCTAATCCAACAAGACCAAATACAACGCAAGCATTTGCTGGTCTGTACACATTGACTATTACTGATGTGAACAATTGTTCGAACACTGGTACTGTAAATGTTGTGATTAGCCCAACACCACCTCAACCAGATGTTTTCTATACAGAGCCATTGTGTGCAGGAGATTTGTTAGAGTTGCAAGATACTTCTACATATAATTTCCCTCCAGTATTGTATTACTGGGAAAGTCCATCAGGAACTATTGATACAACGACTATTGGTCAATTATTCTTGTCAGGAGCAAGTGCTGGTAATTATATGTTAACCGTTTCAATGAATGGTTGTCCTTCTGCAACAGGAGATACGGCAATTGTAGCATATGAAGCTATTCCTACTGGTGGAGATGATTACTTTACAATTGAATTTAGAGATTCTCTAACAGGAGCTACCAATGGTGGTAATAGTATTATTATCAATGATAATCCAAATGCAAGTGGCTATCTGTTATCTGTTATTGATAGTACCAAAGGAGGCGTGATTCGATTGAATCAAGCTACAGGAACTTTAAATTATTATCCTCGTTCTGGATTCTTTGGTATTGATACAATGTACTACTCTATTTGCGATGTTCAATGTCCGAATAGTTGCGATACAGTACAAGTACGAATTGAAGTAACTACTGATTTTGAGTGCTTCATTCCGCAAGGAATTTCTCCTAATGGAGATGGCATAAATGACGAGGTAGTTGTTCGTTGTGCCAATAATTATCCGAATGCGACCATGCAAATTTTCTCTCGATGGGGAACATTAGTTTATGAAGGGGCTCCAACGGGATGGAATGGTCAATTTAATGGACAAGATTTGCCAGATGGAACGTACTTCTATATCTTAAAGTTGAACGATACTAGCTATACTGGTACTGGGTCAAACCCAGATGAAGGTAGAGTAGGAGACCAATATTCTGGATACATCATGTTACAACGTTAA
- a CDS encoding DUF6565 domain-containing protein, whose product MRSTTLILSSFLLSLLLFTFSCTNYISCGGDKEAFVDNFYNFIEELTNEQKQGTISDSQWESYDAKFKKLTEECFPQFEKELTTTDQLGVAASVATYYYAKHGMGAMIKLAQAELAIQKVLLEIDYTVLFNAATEILNNPDEIHQIMDDLEKRYGK is encoded by the coding sequence ATGCGTTCTACTACCCTTATATTATCGTCCTTTTTACTTAGTTTATTATTATTTACTTTTAGTTGTACCAACTATATTAGCTGTGGAGGAGATAAAGAAGCTTTTGTAGACAATTTTTACAATTTTATAGAAGAGTTAACCAATGAGCAAAAACAAGGAACGATCTCCGATAGTCAGTGGGAAAGTTATGATGCTAAGTTTAAGAAATTAACCGAAGAATGTTTTCCTCAGTTTGAAAAAGAGCTTACCACAACGGACCAATTAGGGGTTGCCGCTTCTGTCGCAACTTATTATTATGCCAAACATGGAATGGGCGCCATGATAAAATTAGCACAGGCAGAACTAGCCATTCAAAAAGTATTGTTAGAAATAGATTATACCGTTTTATTTAATGCTGCCACAGAAATTCTCAATAATCCTGATGAAATTCATCAAATCATGGATGATTTAGAAAAGCGTTATGGGAAATAA